Proteins found in one Acipenser ruthenus chromosome 18, fAciRut3.2 maternal haplotype, whole genome shotgun sequence genomic segment:
- the LOC117394324 gene encoding matrix metalloproteinase-9-like, whose protein sequence is MGAYTLSAVTLGLCVLGTYCAPLKSVFVTFPGEILKNMTDQEFANSYLERFGYLNLEERSTRLASKSKALLRMQRHLGLPETGELNTETLSAMKQPRCGVPDIQNYQTFTGDLKWDHNDITYRILNYSPDMDPSVIDDAFARAFKVWSEVTPLTFTRLYSGTADIMVSFGKLDHGDPYPFDGKDGLLAHAYPPGEGIQGDAHFDDDEFWTLGTGPAVKTRYGNAEGAMCHFPFLFEGKSYSSCTTEGRSDNLPWCSTTANFDTDKKYGFCPSELLYTFSGNSDGAECVFPFVFLGETYNKCTTEGRSDGYRWCATTSNFDKDKKYGFCPNRDTAVIGGNSEGEPCEFPFTFLGKTYDSCTSEGRGDGKLWCATTSSYDRDQKWGFCPDRGYSLFLVAAHEFGHALGLDHSNIRDALMYPMYSYEEDFHLHQDDIAGIQYLYGPKTGPDPTPPQPTDESPKTPTPTPSAETPKTPVTTPDTAVTTSRPIDPSQDACEVNQFDAISEIQGELHLFKDGQYWRVSAQRNGEIKGPFPIADKWPALPATIDTAFEDLLTKKIFFFSGKRFWVYHGQNVLGPRSLEKLGLGSDVDQIVGAIQRGKGKVLLFNGENYWRMDVKAQSIDKGYPRYTDEVFGGVPVDSHDVFLYKGSYYFCRDHFYWQMNSRHQVSRVGYVKYDILKCVDPSRRY, encoded by the exons ATGGGAGCCTACACTCTGTCCGCTGTCACCCTGGGCCTCTGTGTCCTGGGCACTTACTGCGCTCCACTCAAGTCTGTCTTTGTAACCTTCCCTGGAGAGATTCTCAAGAATATGACTGACCAGGAGTTTGCCAAC AGCTACCTGGAGCGCTTCGGATACCTCAACCTGGAGGAGCGCAGCACTCGCCTGGCCTCCAAGTCCAAGGCACTGCTGAGGATGCAGAGGCATCTGGGCCTGCCAGAGACTGGGGAGCtgaacacagagacactgagcGCTATGAAACAGCCACGCTGTGGAGTCCCTGACATCCAAAACTACCAGACCTTCACTGGAGACCTCAAGTGGGACCACAATGACATCACATACAG GATCCTGAACTACTCCCCAGACATGGACCCCTCCGTCATTGATGATGCCTTCGCTCGGGCCTTCAAGGTGTGGAGTGAGGTGACCCCGCTGACCTTTACACGCCTCTACTCAGGCACGGCCGACATCATGGTGTCCTTCGGAAAGCTAG ATCATGGAGACCCCTACCCGTTTGACGGGAAGGACGGGCTGCTGGCACACGCCTACCCCCCGGGCGAGGGCATCCAGGGAGATGCACACTTCGATGATGACGAGTTCTGGACCCTGGGCACCGGACCCG CTGTGAAGACGCGATACGGCAACGCTGAGGGCGCCATGTGTCACTTCCCCTTCCTGTTTGAGGGCAAGTCCTACTCCAGCTGTACCACAGAGGGTCGCTCTGACAACCTCCCCTGGTGCTCCACCACGGCTAACTTTGATACCGACAAGAAATACGGCTTCTGCCCCAGTGAAC TGCTGTACACCTTTAGTGGGAACAGTGATGGAGCTGAGTGCGTGTTCCCCTTCGTGTTCCTGGGCGAGACCTACAACAAGTGCACGACTGAGGGGCGCAGCGACGGCTACCGCTGGTGTGCCACCACCAGCAACTTCGACAAGGACAAGAAGTACGGCTTCTGTCCCAACCGAG ACACAGCAGTGATTGGTGGAAACTCAGAGGGGGAACCTTGTGAATTTCCTTTCACGTTCCTGGGGAAGACATACGATTCCTGCACCAGCGAGGGCCGTGGGGACGGGAAGCTGTGGTGCGCCACTACCAGCAGTTACGACAGGGACCAGAAATGGGGCTTCTGCCCAGACCGAG GCTACAGCCTCTTCCTTGTGGCGGCCCACGAATTCGGCCACGCTCTAGGCCTGGATCACTCCAACATCCGTGATGCTCTGATGTACCCCATGTACAGCTATGAGGAGGACTTCCATCTGCACCAGGACGACATCGCCGGGATCCAGTACCTCTACG GTCCCAAAACCGGACCGGACCCCACTCCACCCCAGCCTACTGATGAATCCCCTaaaacccccacccccacccccagtgcGGAAACCCCCAAGACCCCCGTCACGACCCCAGACACTGCCGTCACCACCTCCCGCCCCATTGACCCCTCCCAGGACGCCTGCGAGGTGAACCAGTTCGACGCTATTTCAGAGATCCAGGGCGAGCTCCACCTCTTCAAGGACGG ACAATACTGGAGGGTCTCTGCGCAGAGGAATGGAGAGATCAAGGGCCCGTTCCCCATTGCTGATAAATGGCCGGCTCTCCCTGCCACCATCGACACCGCCTTTGAGGACCTGCTCACCAAGAAGATCTTCTTCTTCTCAG GCAAGCGTTTCTGGGTGTACCATGGTCAGAACGTGCTGGGCCCCCGCAGTCTTGAGAAGCTTGGTCTGGGCAGCGACGTGGATCAAATTGTAGGAGCCATCCAGAGAGGAAAGGGCAAGGTGCTGCTCTTCAATGGGGAGAACTACTGGAG AATGGACGTGAAAGCTCAGTCCATTGATAAGGGATATCCTCGCTACACTGATGAGGTCTTTGGTGGTGTGCCTGTTGACTCCCATGACGTCTTTCTTTACAAAG GAAGCTACTACTTTTGCCGGGACCATTTCTACTGGCAGATGAACTCCCGTCACCAGGTCAGCAGAGTGGGCTACGTGAAGTACGACATCCTGAAGTGTGTGGATCCCTCACGCCGCTACTga